A genomic region of Christiangramia sp. OXR-203 contains the following coding sequences:
- a CDS encoding DUF4199 domain-containing protein, with protein MKRFAIEIKWGIIFSVVSLLWMYLEKALGWHDELIAKHAIYTNFFGIVAIVIYVLALLDKRKNFFEGKMNWSQGFISGIVVSIVVAILTPLAQYITHTFVTPDYFPNIIDHAVERGSMTREAAEEYFNLTSYILQSFFFALVVGVVTSAIVALFVRKK; from the coding sequence ATGAAACGCTTTGCGATTGAAATAAAATGGGGAATAATCTTTAGTGTAGTATCCTTATTATGGATGTATCTGGAAAAGGCTTTGGGCTGGCATGATGAACTTATCGCCAAACATGCGATCTACACTAATTTCTTTGGAATTGTAGCGATCGTAATTTACGTATTGGCGTTGCTGGATAAAAGAAAGAATTTCTTTGAAGGCAAAATGAACTGGTCTCAGGGATTCATATCTGGAATTGTAGTAAGCATCGTCGTAGCCATCCTAACTCCGCTGGCACAGTATATCACACACACTTTTGTTACACCGGATTACTTTCCTAATATCATAGATCATGCTGTTGAAAGAGGCAGTATGACTCGTGAAGCTGCGGAAGAATATTTTAATCTTACTTCCTATATCCTTCAGTCGTTCTTCTTTGCGCTGGTCGTTGGAGTGGTGACCTCAGCCATTGTTGCACTTTTCGTTCGAAAAAAATAG